The following nucleotide sequence is from Kwoniella shandongensis chromosome 9, complete sequence.
CGAATGGAGTCCCCACAAACTTGCTCGCGTGCGGGAAAGAGGTCACGTGCACGAGATTGAAATGGTCCGAGCTGAACCAAACGCGAGAGCAAGCAACAAATAAACGCTTGATTGacctctcttcgtctcttcttggCTTATCGTCTTGTCCAGTCGTTATTCATCAGGTTGAGACGAGTCATTGTCGCTGGAGAAAGCAAGCAGAAACGAAGGGACGACCAAAATGCCTCGCCAAactatcatctcctctccaggTAAAGTCCTCTTGGCAGGAGGttacctcgtcctcgaccgtCAATTCTCCGGATTGGTAGTAGCCACTTCATCTCGATTCTACTCTTGCGTCACCGACCTGCCACCTTCCGACGAAATCTCATCAACGAACAGGGCTACGATATCCGTTCGAGCTGGACAATTCCCCTCTACGTCCTCGACTTGGGTGTACACTCTCACTTTGTCAGGTGAGGAGCTGGTGTTGGAACAGACCAATGAGGCGGAAGTTGGGAAAAATAAGTTTATAGCTATCTCGTTGCTCAAGACTTTAGAGCTGGCGTATGAGAAGATCGAACAGGAACAGGGAGGGGATGGCGTCAAGGCTGGCGAAGAGTTGCTGAGAAGAGTGAAGGGAGAGACTGGTGGACAGGGATTGGAGGTGGTCGTTCTGGCAGACAACGACTTTTATTCCCAGCgagagcaggtgagtgggctcaGCTACGGATGTCTTCTCCTTACTAGGAGTCAAACAGCTGAATACAATACGCGTTCTTCTTGCAACGCAGCTCGCAGCActctctctcccacctcGACTTTCCTCTCTGCCGTCATTGCAGCCTTTCACCCAACTGCCTCGACCCATACCCCAAACCAACAAGACAGGCCTCGGCTCGTCTGCAGCGCTGGTCACTTCACTCGtcacctctcttctctctcacttgtccatcatctccctcccttcatcttcaacctcatccggTTCGCCCTCTACCGATTTGCTACTGGTCCACTCGCTTGCGCAATACGCACATTGTTTGGCTCAAGGTAAAGTTGGATCAGGATTCGATATCTCCTCAGCAGTATTCGGAACACATATCTATCGTCGATTCTCCCGTTCTGTCCTGACTCCACTGATGGACAAACCccccacctcgaccatctccctctcttcgtccacGGCCACATCGAAGGCCCTCCCATGGTTAGATCCGAGTGAATGGGATGGATCAACTACGCCCTTCAGATTACCTAAGGGTTTGCGACTTATACTCGCCGACGTCGACGCAGGAACGGATACGCCTTCATTCGTAGGGAAAGTGTTAGAATGGAGAAAGcgagaggcggagaaggCGACAGAGGTTTGGAAAGGATTGGATAAGGCTAATATGCAGTTGGAGAAGTTGTTGAGTGGACTcgtggagagagagggagatgcggATTACGACGCGACGTTGAGATGGGCCGCAGAGAGGAAATTTgaaggagtgagtgcggTCTTTTTGCTCGACGACTCATGTCGAGTAAAGCAAAGGAGATACTGATCGTACGTGAAACGTTACTAGCATGCCGAATCTGAGACTGCCGATTTGTTGATCGAAGTCAGAGCCACGTTACTAGTAAGTACCTCGCCAGGCTATAGAGTTCACAGCTAGCATCAGGAGCGAGTTTGGCTTGGGACAAGCTGATGGATTCCTATTCTTGTATGTACAGGTAATCCGAGAATACCTTCGAGAGATGTCAGAGCTTTCAGGTGTACCTATTGAGCCTCCAGAGCAAACTCGGTTGCTCGACGCAAGCTCCGATGTCCCAGGTGTCTTGGGTGGGGGTGTACcaggtggtgagttggctcTGTCCACCTTCCGCATATTACGCCTCGAAGTCATCGCTGCATTCCGATTGTCTTCTCTGATACACTCGTTTGTGATCGTTATAGCGGGAGGGTACGATGCCATTTTCCTCCTTACGATCGATTCGCCCGACGTCATTTCTGCAGTGGACGATCTCTGGTCTTCATGGACTGAGATGAGCGTTTGTCCTCTACTTGCAAAACAAAGTGATGGCGGTCTAAGGATCGAAAGTCTGGAAGATGTGAAGGGGCTCAAAGAGGCCTTGACGAGAGTGTAAACTACAAGCGAGTGCGTCGAGTAGTTGGGAGGTGGTGTTAGAGTTACTAGATCTTATATTTCTACTACGAAGTAATGGCAATGTCAGGGTTGATAGAATCGCGCCAGTTGTCGAGTTGGGACTTGATTTTGGAGACGAGGATACCTTATACCGACTGCACGTAACAATCGCATAAACGAGTTTCATACAACTCTGCCCCAAGCTAGCATCTATACACATAGCTCCTCGCTTCAAGCTCCCTGCCACGCAGTAGCAAATACTTCTGCGAGGCTTTCTTCACTATCTACTTTCTTCAAGCCGACTACGAGAAACTGAGATCGACAAGAATGGTGATGATACCCAAGACAATTTCGATACCACTAAGAATCACGTCCGTGTCTATCAGCTTCCATTGTACACCTCGACAGGCGATTCTGCcgagccactcacatcaagacGATAACGATCGCTTCTAATCTCTCTCCATGCGAGGAGTTGACACTCTCCTTCAACAGCTTCAACATATCTTGCAGCACCTACATTATCACGATGATTAGCTTTGCGCCTTGCAAAATGAATGGGTGGTGTTGGATAGCTTCACTCACGTCTACTCGGGCATTGAGGAGATCGACTCGTTGACCAATCTCAAGATATGATCGAGCTGCGCCGTACAGAGGTTCAAGATCGGGGAATGTCCTGTATGAAGTAGCATTAGCTTGGTCTCGATCTGCCACTAAAGGAAAGGTATGAGGAAGCTAACCAGAAGAATTCCTGACAACAATGATAACGCGTCAGCTTATTCGCTTATTCAACGAGAAGCGATGGCCAGCTCACGGGTGAATCCAATATTGAGCCAACCAAGTTGATGTTGATTCGCAAGATGAACAGATTCCCGATTTGCTTCATAATTTCACTTCGCGGCAACTGTCATATCACCACCAGATTTCAGCCGCCGCTCGGTTCCTAGTGGATGTAGGAGGACTTACGCCGATCTTTCCGGTTTCTGACAGACTCTTGGGGATATCCTTCGTTTGCTCGATCGTTGAAGAGATCAGCTCTTCAAACAGGGAGATCTTGACGGACTGCGAAAGCGCATGGGAGAGGGACAGCTTCGTCCTGTAATCGCTGTTCAGCTTTCCGTCTGATCATGTAGTCTTGCTGGAAAGGTAGATGGCGACTCACATGTACGATGAACCTTTACGAAGGGTGATGACATCGTTATATATTCTGATTTAATATCAGAACGTTCAGCTTGTCGTTACTCCAAAGCAGCGCTTTCATGTTCGAGGTAGCTGAGGTTGTAGCTCACCGAGAATAATCCGCATAGTAGAAAttgagatcttccatctcgacatcttcaTTCGATAATCGCTCAATCTCGAACTTTTTGCTATAAGGGCCAATTTCACAATTAGTACGGCCCCTATCTCCCATTCGATGTGACCTGGTGACCACTAATTAGATGAGGCTGTCCCTACTCACATGCTACTCAagaacctcttctcctccttctctgtcaTACCCCAAATGACCACTGTCCCATACTCGAACAAAAATACATCCGGAacccattcttcctcttcgaaatcatcatcgtcctctctctcactttccGTCCCATTCCCCTGATCAttgttctcctcctcttctcgatgatcAGCAGCAGTGATGGAGGTGTCTCTTGACGATTTTCGCTTGACCGCTCCACCCCCTGGTCTCTTTGAGAATCCTGTCCTGCGCTTGATCTCGCCCGAATCGTTGCCGGAGGAGAGTTGTCGATTTGGCGACGGGGCACGTTTCGAGGGTGATGGAGGTGTGGGAGCGTAAGCGTCTGATccgagattgagaagatcCGCCTCTGGAACATGGGTAGATTTCAATTTAGGTGACGATCGATAGCCTGGCGCACCGGTAGAGCTGGAGGGCGGAGGGAGATACGGGGTGTGAAGACATTCGGTATCGAATATACGAGGATGGGTACGGTATGATGcgggtcgagaagagagataaGCTTGCATCGCAGGAAGGTTGTAAGTCCTGTTCAAACAAGGAATGCGGATCATGTCAGCTATTTGGTCGATTCATGTCACAAGTAACCGGCTAGCTTACGCTGCAGTGCAGTAGGCCGTCACACGGGGTAGCTTGGCCTTTTCTGACTTGGTCAATCGCTGAGCGTCCCTTCGAGCTGTACCCTTTGGGATTTGGGAAAGAGGTGTGTAGAACTGGAAATTCCACCGAGTCCACGATTAGCACGGTCTCTGTGCGGGACGGGGTACTCTATCGAGTTGTACAACCCACCTCAAcaccttcactctcttcccgATCACCCAGAGTTCGACCagaatcatcttcgtcctcgtcttcttcggGGATTGTGGGATTTTCAGGTTGCGTAGGAAGGACTTTGAGCTCTgcgagaggaagtgagaaCGATGCCAAGCGGAGATAGAAGAATGAGCGAAAAGGAAGAATCGTCAGCTAAGTCAAGAGACTGGGAGAAAGATCACCCACTGCTGCCTAGCTTTGATGTTCTGCGGGGTTAAGATAGCTGTCAGTATGCGCCATGCAGATATCCCATCgtaatcactcacctcatagGCTGTCTTTGCTCTCTCTTCGGTTGGGCAACCTGCGCATATGGCAAGGGCAGCGTTCCGCTTCCCTTAGGTGGCATGGTGACGGTGTGTGTTGATCCAGAGATCCCTGTTGCAGTAGAGCTGAGTGATTGAGCTTAGGTGTCGAGCGACAAATTGAGCgatggatgacgaggagtGTGGTTGAGGATAGAGAGAAGTAACTTGCATTGCGACAAGAATCAATCATTCAGGGTATCAAAAGTGCCGTTGATGTAATTACCAAACTTTTCCTGGCATTACAAACCATCTCATTAGAATCATTACAAAACGGATTTGTAATGCTCAATCCGCACCGAAAGAAAATAAACTACAGAACAGAACTTTCCACTTTCGAATGAGCCATCCACCATCGATAACTCAATTATATCACTTGCTTTCAGTACTTTCATCCAGACCACGAACACTTATTCATCAAACCACGtagagaaggacgatgaaCAAACGTCCCCTACCTACGGGACTGCCGATTAGACCGCCGTACATGGGCGGGGTGGGGACACCAGgtcca
It contains:
- a CDS encoding phosphomevalonate kinase — encoded protein: MPRQTIISSPGKVLLAGGYLVLDRQFSGLVVATSSRFYSCVTDLPPSDEISSTNRATISVRAGQFPSTSSTWVYTLTLSGEELVLEQTNEAEVGKNKFIAISLLKTLELAYEKIEQEQGGDGVKAGEELLRRVKGETGGQGLEVVVLADNDFYSQREQLAALSLPPRLSSLPSLQPFTQLPRPIPQTNKTGLGSSAALVTSLVTSLLSHLSIISLPSSSTSSGSPSTDLLLVHSLAQYAHCLAQGKVGSGFDISSAVFGTHIYRRFSRSVLTPLMDKPPTSTISLSSSTATSKALPWLDPSEWDGSTTPFRLPKGLRLILADVDAGTDTPSFVGKVLEWRKREAEKATEVWKGLDKANMQLEKLLSGLVEREGDADYDATLRWAAERKFEGHAESETADLLIEVRATLLVIREYLREMSELSGVPIEPPEQTRLLDASSDVPGVLGGGVPGAGGYDAIFLLTIDSPDVISAVDDLWSSWTEMSVCPLLAKQSDGGLRIESLEDVKGLKEALTRV